The sequence AGGAAAGACCGTCATGATCGCCACAGCGGGTAAGACGCTGGCGGGATTGATCGCTGTGGCGGACACCGTGAAAGAGCACGCGAAGGAGACAATTACCCAACTCCGGCAAATGGGACTTGAAGTTTACATGTTGACGGGAGACCAGCGGCAAACGGCGCGGGCCATAGCCCGGCAGGTCGGCATCAGCAATGTTCTTGCCGAAGTCCTGCCTGACAGAAAGGCGCAGGAAATCCAAAAACTTAAAAACACAGGCAAGGTGGTGGCCATGGTCGGTGACGGCATTAATGATGCGCCGGCACTGGCCACCGCACACGTGGGAATGGCCATCGGAACAGGGACCGACGTGGCCATGGAAAGCGCCTCCATCACCCTCATCCGCGGTGATCTGAGGGCCATTGTGTACGCCATCCGGCTGTCGCGCCAAACACTAAGCAAAATCCGGCAAAACCTTTTTTGGGCCTTTATCTATAACCTGATCGGCATCCCGCTGGCCATCTCCGGAGTGTTCACCCCCATCATGGGCGGTACAGCCATGGCCTTCAGCTCGGTATCGGTAGTAACCAATTCCCTGCTCTTAAAACGCTACGACCCCGAACACTAGAAATAAGCGCTTAAAGGAGGTGAAAGAAATGAGCCAGACTCTACTCAAATACCGGGTTGGCCTTGCCGGCATCTCGCTTTCAGCTTAAAGGTTTCAACCCTAAATGATATGGTAAATCAAGCTAATTCCGGGGGAGAGTTTTAATAATGCTTTGCGCAAAACGAAAAAGCGCCCCTGCAGGACGCTTGAGATAAGGCCGTGCTTTATTCTTTCAAAAACTGGACGATGAGGACCGCCATTACCTGCTGAAATTCGGGAGCTTTTAATAAATTCACAAAGAGTGCCGGGTTTGGCACGAGGCTAATCTGTTCAGCGGGAACCCCTTCAGGATAGTTCTGCTGTTGCAGCGAGGTCCGCGCTATCTCAATAACCCGCTCCAGGGCGGTTGCTGATTCACGGATGTATTCCGCCCAATGGCTGACATTTCCAAGCACCGTCGTTACATTCCCTTTGACCACGGACTCCCGGATGACGTCTTTCCCTCGCATAACCGGAATTTTTGGTAGACTGGCACCCGTTTCGTTCACGTAATTATTCCTTCCCCCGGAATTGTTGCCTTCCTCCAAGCTTATCCCCCCTCCCATTTGATTCGCCCGGGCGCTTTACTATTATATTCCCGCTTTCAAAAAAAGGTTTCCCCCGAAAAGATCAGTTCGCTTCTGTTACCCGGGTTTTAATAGGGAGAACGGGGAAGGCCGAGGCGGAACTTGCCGCGGGTCTGAACCCCTCCGATCCCTTTTTGTCCCGTCACGGCGTGATCTAAAATTTCCGGTAAAAATATTTTTTCGTAAATCGAGGTGAAAGCTATTTTCTCTGCGATAAAAACGGGATCGAGAACGTGGATCATCACCCGCTCGGGAGCACTGGCAAAGTTGGCACCTGCTTCGATCAGCGCCTCGTAGTAAGACTGGCACCCCCCGGCGATGATTACGAGATCATCTCGACCCGGCTCATATTCCCGTGCCCGCCGGACTGCTTCGCAAAAATACTGCGAGTGCCGGTAGCTCTCCATGCTGCGATAATCCCGCTTCCCTTTTAAAAAGCCGTCGTGGCCGGTCAAAACGAGGATGTCGGGACGCTCTTCTCGCAGGTAACGATACACAAGGGCCGGTTGCTCTCGTTCCGGAACATGAAGGACGCGGCATGGAACATCCAATTGGAGGTAGGTATGGAGACAGAGTTCACGGTACTCGCGGTCCCCGTCTAAGTGGAGCACCCGACCCGGTAATTCAAAAAAATTTAAGCTCGCCTCTTTTTTGCCATTCCGGGCGATGGTTGCCTGCCTTAAATGCGATTGGCGGGTCCGCGCCTTGCGGATAAAGTCTCCCTGTTTTTTTAGGAACTCCCGCCGGCACAAGGTGACTTCGGTGATATTCTTTTTCTCAAGGTCGTCTACAGGGGCGTCTGCACAAAGCCGGACGTAAAG comes from Bacillota bacterium and encodes:
- the yabG gene encoding sporulation peptidase YabG translates to MKEVRIGDVVTRKSYGGDVFFRVEAFFQVDAKTCALLRGLYVRLCADAPVDDLEKKNITEVTLCRREFLKKQGDFIRKARTRQSHLRQATIARNGKKEASLNFFELPGRVLHLDGDREYRELCLHTYLQLDVPCRVLHVPEREQPALVYRYLREERPDILVLTGHDGFLKGKRDYRSMESYRHSQYFCEAVRRAREYEPGRDDLVIIAGGCQSYYEALIEAGANFASAPERVMIHVLDPVFIAEKIAFTSIYEKIFLPEILDHAVTGQKGIGGVQTRGKFRLGLPRSPY